The Deinococcus reticulitermitis DNA window TGGTCCGCTGGGACGCACGGGCTCAAATTCCTCCACCTGGGGCGCTCTGGCGAACACGTCCCAGCCGCTCTGCTCCTTCAAGGCGTATTCGCGGGCCGAAATCACGACGGCGACAGGCTCGCCGCGCCGGGTAATCAGTTGCGGCTTCCCGCGCTCGGCGTCGCGCACCACTTCCGAAAGCTGCGCCTTCGCCGTTTCCAGTTTCCAGCTCCGGTAGGTCGCCATACTGCCTCCTTATCTGGTTAGCTGACCAGATTGTACCTGGAGCTTCGGGGCGCACCCTGAATCGCCCTCCAACCCTTCCTCCGGCCAGGGCGCTATCCTCCGGCCCGGATGTATGTCGTGGTCGAAGGCCCCATCGGGGTAGGCAAAACGAGCCTGGCGAGGCGGCTGGCGCGCGAGTACGGCGCCGAGCTGAACCTCGAAGTGGTGGAGGAAAACCCCTTCCTGCCGGCGTTCTACGCGCAGCCCGCGAGTTACGCGTTTCAGGTGCAGGCCTTTTTTCTGCTCTCACGGTTCAAGCAGCTCTCGCAACTCTGGCAGCCGGGGCTCTACCGGGAGAGCGTGGTGAGCGACTACCTTTTCGACAAGGATTTCATCTTCGCGGCGATGAACCTGCGCGACGCCGAATTTGACCTGTATCAGGACCTCTACGCGCACCTCTCGCCCCG harbors:
- a CDS encoding type II toxin-antitoxin system Phd/YefM family antitoxin, which codes for MATYRSWKLETAKAQLSEVVRDAERGKPQLITRRGEPVAVVISAREYALKEQSGWDVFARAPQVEEFEPVRPSGPGRALPEF
- a CDS encoding deoxynucleoside kinase; translated protein: MYVVVEGPIGVGKTSLARRLAREYGAELNLEVVEENPFLPAFYAQPASYAFQVQAFFLLSRFKQLSQLWQPGLYRESVVSDYLFDKDFIFAAMNLRDAEFDLYQDLYAHLSPRLPTPDLVIYLRAETPELLRRIEKRGRPYEREMPAEYLSELTARYDEYFRSYAHPLLTIEAGGYDFVGVEADEQAIFSQIEAALRPQVGA